From Streptomyces sp. NBC_01551:
CGCCAAGCCGAGCGCCCCGCGCTTCAGCGTGGAGGTGTACCAGAACGAGTTCCTCCCCGAGGGCGGCCGCGACGTCCACGCCATCGTGACGGTCACCTCCACCGGCGGGGCGACCGCGACCCGTGCCGCCGTCCCCGCCCAGGCCGGTGCGGCCGTCGTGATCATGGTCGACTGCTCCGGTTCCATGGAGTACCCGCCGGACAAGATGCGCGGCGCCCGCGAGGCCACCGCCGCCGCCGTCGACACCCTGCGCGACGGCACCGCCTTCGCCGTCGTCGCCGGTACCCACGTGGCCAAGGAGGTCTACCCCGGCCAGGGCCGCCTCGCCACCGCGGACCCGGCGACCCGCGCCCAGGCCAAGGAGGCCCTGCGCGGCCTCAGCGCCGGCGGCGGCACCGCCATCGGCACCTGGCTGCGCCTCGCCGACGGCCTGCTGCGGCAGTCCCCCGCCGCCATACGGCACGGCATCCTCCTCACCGACGGCCGCAACGAGCACGAGGACCCGGCCGTCCTGCGCGCCACCCTCGACGCCTGCGCGGGCCGTTTCACCTGCGACGCCCGCGGCGTGGGCACCGACTGGGAGGTCAAGGAGGTCACCGGCATCGCGAGCGCGCTGCTCGGCACCGCCGACATCGTCGCCGACCCGGCGCACCTCGCCGAGGACTTCACCCGCATGATGGGCAACGCCATGGGCAAGGAGGTCGCGGACGTATCACTGCGCCTGTGGACCCCGGTCGGCGTGGAGATCCAGTACGTCAAGCAGGTCGCGCCCTCCGTCCAGGACCTGACCGCCCGCCGCGTCGAGGCGGGTCCGCGCGCCGGCGACTACCCGACCGGTTCGTGGGGCGACGAGTCCCGCGAGTACCACGTGTGCGTACGGGTGCCGGGCGCGGCCGTCGGCCAGGAGATGCTGGCCGCCCGGGCCACGCTCGTCCTGCCCGGAGCCCCGGGCGAACCGCCGGCCAGCCTCGCCCAGGGACTGGTCCGGGCGGTGTGGACGACCGATCTCGCCGCTTCGACCGCCATCAACCCGCAGGTCGCGCACTACACCGGACAGGCGGAGCTCGCGCAGGCTATCCAACAGGGCCTGGAAGCCCGCAAACTGGGTGATGTCGACGGCGCCACGGCCAAGCTCGGCCGTGCCGTGCAGCTCGCGTCCGCGTCGGGGAACGCGGACACGGCCAAGTTGCTCGCGAAGGTGGTGGACGTCGTGGACGCGGCGGCGGGTACTGTGCGGCTGAAAGCGAAGGTCGCGGATGCCGACGAGATGACTCTTGAAACGCGTTCGACCCAGACCGTCCGAGTGAAGAAGACCTGAGAAGAAGACCTGACGCGATGACGCAGGGTGAAGGGGGAAGGGCCGACATGCCGACCTGCCCGAACGGGCACCACTCGGGTTCCGACGACTGGTGCGAGGTCTGCGGCCACCGCATGGCTGCCTCTTCCCCTGCCCCCGCCGCCACGGGGGCTCCCGCGGCGCCGTCGTACGGTTACGGCTTTCCTCCCACCGCGGGCGAGCCGACCGCCCAGGCCGAGCTCTGCCCGCAGTGCCGGACCCCGCGCGAGGCCATGGCCCCGTTCTGCGAGGAGTGCCGGTACAACTTCCTGACGCGTACGGCGACCTCGTACACGCCGCTCGCCCCGGAACCCGGCATGGGGACCGGCGGCGGCCCGGGTGCGGGCGCGGGCATCGCCCCGCCACCGCCGCCGCCCGCACCGCCGGTGGCGCCCCCCGCACCGCCCGCGCCTCCGGTTCCGCCCGCGTACTCCCAGGACCACTTCGAGTACCAGGGATCCCGTCCCTCCCGGGTCAACCGGCCGGCCGAGCCGCTGCAGCGCGAGGACGACTGGCTGCTCCCGCCCCCGGCGCACGAGCAGCACCAGCAGCCCCACTACCAGCAGCAGCCCCCGCCGCCGCCCGCGCAGCAGGAGTACCAGCAGCCGGAGTACCAGCAGCCTGCGCAGCACCAGGAGTACGCGCCCGCGCAGCAGCAGCCCGCGTACGAGCGGCCGGAGTACGAGCAGCCGGAGTACGAGCAGCCCCGCCGGCAGCACGAGTCCTTCCCGTCCCAGGGCGGCGGCTCCTGGAGTGCGACGATCGGACCCGACCGCTCGTACTTCATGGCGATGATGCAGCGCAGCGGCCCGGACGCGGCAGGGCTCAACCTGCCGGCGTACTCCCCGGAACTCCGCCTTCCGCTCGCCGGCGGCCAGATCACCATCGGCCGCCGCCGCGCCTCCACGGGCGAGTCCCCGGACGTCGACCTGTCGGTGCCGCCGGAGGACCCGGGCGTCTCGCACCAGCACGCGGTGCTGGTCCAGCAGCCCGACGGCAGCTGGGCGGTGGTGGACCAGAACTCCACCAACGGCACCACCATCAACGGCGGCGAGGAGCCGATCCAGCCCTACGTACCGGTCCCGCTCACCGACGGCGACCGCGTCCACGTCGGCGCCTGGACCACCATCACCATCCGGCGCGGCTAGTCCGAGTACGACCGGGCCGCCTCCCCCAGGGGCCACACGTAGGGCCCCTGGGGATCGTCGAGCCATGACCACTGGCCCTCCGGGGTGACGGTCACCCCGAAGCGCTCGCGCGCCGGGCGGCCCTCGCCGCGCCACAGGTCCAGCGCCTCGCGGGCGTGCAGGGCCCCGGCGGTCAGCACCAGCATGAACTGGAAGCGCTCGTTCTCCACCAGCTCGTACGGGAGTCCGTACGAGGCCCCGGGCTCGGCGGGCGGCGCGGCCGTGGCCCCGCGCAGCGGGACGAAGTAGGCCGCGGTGTGCAGGAACCGGCCCTCGGCGAGCTCGGCGTCCCGGACCGTGAGCGCGATCAGCCCGGTCGACAGCGGTGCCAGGATCCGCGCCCCCGGGCGGCACTGGGCGAGCCAGGCGGGCGGGATCCGCGGCAGCGTGCAGGTCACCAGGATCCGGTCGAAGGGGGCGCGGGAGGGGCAGCCGCGCGCCCCGTCGCCGGTGACCACCGCCGGCCGGTAGCCGAGCGCGGCCAGGTGCGCCCGCGCGGACTCGGT
This genomic window contains:
- a CDS encoding FHA domain-containing protein is translated as MPTCPNGHHSGSDDWCEVCGHRMAASSPAPAATGAPAAPSYGYGFPPTAGEPTAQAELCPQCRTPREAMAPFCEECRYNFLTRTATSYTPLAPEPGMGTGGGPGAGAGIAPPPPPPAPPVAPPAPPAPPVPPAYSQDHFEYQGSRPSRVNRPAEPLQREDDWLLPPPAHEQHQQPHYQQQPPPPPAQQEYQQPEYQQPAQHQEYAPAQQQPAYERPEYEQPEYEQPRRQHESFPSQGGGSWSATIGPDRSYFMAMMQRSGPDAAGLNLPAYSPELRLPLAGGQITIGRRRASTGESPDVDLSVPPEDPGVSHQHAVLVQQPDGSWAVVDQNSTNGTTINGGEEPIQPYVPVPLTDGDRVHVGAWTTITIRRG
- a CDS encoding VWA domain-containing protein, producing MANFAKPSAPRFSVEVYQNEFLPEGGRDVHAIVTVTSTGGATATRAAVPAQAGAAVVIMVDCSGSMEYPPDKMRGAREATAAAVDTLRDGTAFAVVAGTHVAKEVYPGQGRLATADPATRAQAKEALRGLSAGGGTAIGTWLRLADGLLRQSPAAIRHGILLTDGRNEHEDPAVLRATLDACAGRFTCDARGVGTDWEVKEVTGIASALLGTADIVADPAHLAEDFTRMMGNAMGKEVADVSLRLWTPVGVEIQYVKQVAPSVQDLTARRVEAGPRAGDYPTGSWGDESREYHVCVRVPGAAVGQEMLAARATLVLPGAPGEPPASLAQGLVRAVWTTDLAASTAINPQVAHYTGQAELAQAIQQGLEARKLGDVDGATAKLGRAVQLASASGNADTAKLLAKVVDVVDAAAGTVRLKAKVADADEMTLETRSTQTVRVKKT
- a CDS encoding methyltransferase domain-containing protein, which encodes MGAHAEVRDMREIAHAAQVRELTAAGVLVDPAWRAAFEAVPRHAFVPYFWTGRGAGHERLWGEDPDPERRARWLRGVYTDTPLATRLRDGELVSSSSQPSLMAKMLNALDVRDGHHVLEIGAGTGYNAALLCHRLGDERVTTIDLDEEITESARAHLAALGYRPAVVTGDGARGCPSRAPFDRILVTCTLPRIPPAWLAQCRPGARILAPLSTGLIALTVRDAELAEGRFLHTAAYFVPLRGATAAPPAEPGASYGLPYELVENERFQFMLVLTAGALHAREALDLWRGEGRPARERFGVTVTPEGQWSWLDDPQGPYVWPLGEAARSYSD